A window of the Streptomyces sp. NBC_01351 genome harbors these coding sequences:
- a CDS encoding DUF5326 family protein: MDGIRETFAGMPWWVKWVAVPLLVLFVFGGVITSILGVLISVVFKLLVFAGLVGALIFVVKKVGGRGGSKSSSTEW; this comes from the coding sequence ATGGACGGGATCCGAGAGACGTTCGCGGGCATGCCCTGGTGGGTCAAGTGGGTCGCCGTTCCGCTGCTGGTGCTGTTCGTCTTCGGCGGCGTGATCACCAGCATCCTGGGCGTGCTGATCAGCGTCGTCTTCAAGCTGCTCGTCTTCGCCGGCCTCGTCGGCGCCCTGATCTTCGTCGTCAAGAAGGTTGGCGGCCGGGGCGGTTCGAAGTCCTCGTCCACCGAGTGGTAG
- a CDS encoding cupin domain-containing protein, translated as MKAFRLDELEAERAANDGAYLQFLRERNMSVGLYALDAGQSDPQQPHGQDEVYFVVSGRASITVGEETTMVARGSVVYVPAGVPHKFHHITEDLKVMVVFSPPEG; from the coding sequence ATGAAAGCGTTCCGGCTGGACGAGCTCGAAGCGGAGCGGGCCGCCAACGACGGCGCCTATCTGCAGTTCCTGCGTGAGCGGAACATGTCGGTCGGGCTGTACGCACTCGACGCGGGTCAGAGCGACCCGCAGCAGCCGCACGGGCAGGACGAGGTGTACTTCGTGGTGAGCGGGAGGGCCTCGATCACGGTCGGGGAGGAGACGACGATGGTGGCGCGGGGCAGCGTGGTCTACGTCCCGGCGGGGGTCCCCCACAAGTTCCACCACATCACCGAGGACCTGAAGGTGATGGTGGTGTTCTCCCCGCCGGAGGGCTGA
- a CDS encoding phage holin family protein: protein MTNFVVKTLANAAALAVAIWLLAGITLDDGSSLGRRTVTLLLVALVFGLVNFIVKPVVKLLSLPLFILTLGLFTLVVNALMLMLTSWLAKQFDLSFHVDGFWTALVGALIISIVSWAVNMVLPDKN, encoded by the coding sequence ATGACGAATTTCGTAGTCAAGACGCTCGCCAACGCGGCAGCCCTCGCCGTCGCCATCTGGCTGCTCGCCGGCATAACCCTCGACGACGGCAGCAGCCTCGGCCGCCGGACGGTGACCCTGCTGCTGGTCGCGCTGGTCTTCGGCCTGGTCAACTTCATCGTCAAGCCCGTGGTGAAGCTGCTCTCGCTGCCGCTGTTCATCCTCACCCTGGGCCTGTTCACCCTCGTCGTGAACGCCCTGATGCTGATGCTGACCTCCTGGCTGGCCAAGCAGTTCGACCTCAGCTTCCACGTCGACGGCTTCTGGACCGCCCTCGTCGGCGCTCTGATCATCTCCATCGTCAGCTGGGCCGTGAACATGGTCCTGCCCGACAAGAACTGA